The Thermodesulfobacteriota bacterium genome has a window encoding:
- the hisG gene encoding ATP phosphoribosyltransferase yields MKNKTKDTLTIAIPKGRILDEAAAIFTAAGFDVSGARNDDRSLIFEDKKECLKFMVLRAQDVPTYVEYGAADMGVAGKDVLAEQAKELYEPLDLGIGRCRMVVAEPKELRKRDNPERWTHIRVGTKYPELTLKYFQKRGVQVEIIKLYGSIEVAPILGLSERIVDLVETGETLKQNGLVEVDCIMEVTSRLVCNRASLKTKPKRVKEVIDRLSGAVSGKTGKNGKSGKK; encoded by the coding sequence ATGAAGAACAAAACCAAAGACACCCTGACCATAGCGATCCCCAAGGGCAGGATACTCGACGAGGCGGCCGCCATATTCACCGCCGCCGGATTCGACGTAAGCGGCGCCCGGAACGACGACCGCTCGCTCATCTTCGAGGATAAGAAGGAGTGCCTCAAGTTCATGGTCCTCCGGGCCCAGGACGTGCCCACCTACGTCGAGTACGGCGCGGCCGACATGGGTGTCGCCGGAAAGGACGTCCTCGCGGAACAGGCAAAGGAACTCTACGAGCCGCTCGACCTCGGCATAGGCCGCTGCAGGATGGTCGTGGCCGAGCCGAAAGAGCTAAGGAAGAGAGACAACCCCGAAAGGTGGACGCACATCCGCGTGGGTACGAAGTACCCCGAGCTTACGCTCAAGTACTTCCAGAAGAGGGGCGTGCAGGTCGAAATAATAAAGCTCTACGGCTCCATAGAGGTCGCTCCCATCCTCGGACTCTCCGAGAGGATAGTGGACCTCGTGGAGACCGGAGAGACGCTCAAGCAGAACGGGCTCGTCGAGGTCGACTGCATAATGGAGGTGACCTCCAGGCTCGTCTGCAACAGGGCGAGCCTTAAGACAAAGCCGAAGAGGGTAAAAGAGGTGATAGACAGGCTCTCCGGGGCCGTGTCAGGGAAGACCGGGAAAAATGGAAAAAGTGGAAAGAAATGA